From the genome of Geobacter sp. SVR, one region includes:
- a CDS encoding PAS domain S-box protein codes for MPQGKPTIAQLKTRIRAAVGLLLAAVVCISAWGIIAERSELITASGPVSLLAAPGVRSVILQTCLTAALCLSVILLMQLLTRHLERLQMARTTLQDQQEQLRIKAEQIDAAHEAILLLDLEGRLLQVNNALCRMTGYAQEELLGIRLNDIEPPEYAARIAANIRTIQEKGQATFESAHLTKAGKILPVEVSARIMSGHAQPLILSIVRDISERKRSERRETTKSLILEKLATGVDLPELLLHIVRFVEQEYEGALCSVLLLDDSGTRLRHGAAPSLPDSYNQAVDGLRVGQGMGSCGTAAHTRTRVIVEDIEGHPYWKGFTPAREAGLRACWSEPVISAGGALLGTFAIYHREPRSPDRFEIQLIESAAHLASIAIDRHKADKQRKHLESQLHHIQKIEAVGQLAGGIAHDFNNLLTPIIGYAEMIRRKLPDGDPLSDKTQGIINAAGKARDLTKQLLSFGRKQVLQLHPVDLNEVVGSFHDILRRTIRANIAIDIRPSPGEVTILADRMQVEQILLNLAVNAQDAIEGNGSIVIESGHVMVDNEYARLHPGLATGRYALLAFSDSGCGMDDHTLGHIFEPFFTTKQIGHGTGLGLATVYGIVKQHDGYVAVNSRVGEGTAFRIFLPPCAESAAAPAETAAAAAPHLENAGGRTILVVEDNDMVREMVVDLLESCGYRVLVAALPSAAQELVRDHRGAIDLLVSDVVMPEINGQELYERLHHSLPHLRALYISGYAHELFANGTLKEGIDFLQKPFTAESFLKRVQQALLQDS; via the coding sequence ATGCCACAGGGCAAACCCACCATAGCGCAACTGAAAACCCGCATCAGGGCGGCAGTGGGCCTGCTGCTGGCCGCGGTGGTCTGCATCTCGGCCTGGGGCATCATCGCCGAACGGAGTGAGCTGATCACCGCCTCAGGTCCGGTGTCGCTGCTTGCAGCGCCGGGTGTGCGCAGTGTCATTCTGCAGACCTGCCTGACGGCAGCGTTGTGCCTGTCGGTCATCCTGCTCATGCAGCTTTTGACGCGGCATCTCGAACGGCTGCAGATGGCACGGACCACCCTGCAGGATCAGCAGGAACAGCTGCGGATCAAGGCGGAGCAGATCGACGCCGCCCATGAGGCCATCCTGCTGCTCGACCTGGAGGGGCGGCTGCTGCAGGTCAACAACGCCCTCTGCCGGATGACCGGCTATGCGCAGGAAGAGCTGCTGGGCATCCGCCTGAACGACATCGAACCACCGGAATATGCCGCCCGCATCGCTGCCAACATCCGGACCATCCAGGAGAAAGGGCAGGCCACCTTTGAATCGGCCCATCTGACGAAAGCGGGCAAGATCCTGCCGGTCGAGGTGAGCGCCCGTATCATGAGCGGACATGCTCAGCCGCTGATTCTCAGCATCGTCAGGGACATCAGCGAACGCAAACGGAGCGAGCGCCGGGAAACTACCAAATCCCTCATCCTGGAAAAACTGGCAACCGGTGTGGATCTGCCGGAATTGCTGCTGCATATCGTCCGGTTCGTGGAGCAGGAGTACGAAGGGGCGCTCTGCTCGGTGCTGCTGCTGGACGATTCCGGCACCCGGCTGCGCCACGGCGCCGCACCGAGCCTTCCGGACTCTTACAACCAGGCCGTGGATGGTCTGCGGGTTGGTCAGGGCATGGGGTCCTGCGGAACCGCCGCCCATACCCGCACACGTGTGATTGTGGAGGACATCGAGGGGCATCCCTACTGGAAAGGTTTCACTCCGGCGCGTGAGGCGGGGCTGCGGGCCTGCTGGTCGGAACCGGTGATATCGGCCGGGGGCGCCCTGCTGGGTACCTTCGCCATTTACCACCGCGAACCGCGCTCACCGGACCGCTTCGAAATCCAGCTGATCGAATCCGCCGCCCACCTGGCCAGCATCGCCATCGACCGTCATAAAGCCGACAAGCAGAGAAAGCACCTCGAATCCCAATTGCACCATATTCAGAAGATCGAGGCTGTCGGCCAACTGGCGGGAGGGATTGCCCACGACTTCAACAATCTGCTGACTCCGATCATCGGCTATGCCGAGATGATCCGGCGCAAACTGCCCGACGGGGATCCGCTGTCCGACAAGACCCAGGGCATCATCAACGCGGCCGGCAAGGCACGGGATCTGACCAAACAGCTGCTCAGCTTCGGCCGCAAACAGGTTCTGCAATTACACCCGGTCGACCTGAACGAGGTGGTCGGCAGTTTCCACGACATCCTGCGCAGAACGATACGGGCCAATATCGCCATCGACATCCGGCCGTCCCCGGGAGAGGTAACGATCCTGGCCGACCGCATGCAGGTGGAGCAGATCCTCCTGAACCTGGCGGTCAATGCCCAGGATGCGATCGAGGGCAACGGTTCGATCGTGATCGAAAGCGGCCACGTGATGGTAGACAACGAGTACGCCCGGCTGCATCCGGGCCTGGCGACGGGGCGTTATGCCCTGCTCGCCTTTTCCGACAGCGGCTGCGGCATGGACGACCACACCCTCGGACACATCTTCGAGCCTTTTTTCACCACCAAGCAGATCGGGCACGGCACCGGACTGGGGCTGGCCACGGTCTACGGTATCGTCAAACAGCACGATGGCTATGTTGCCGTCAACAGCCGAGTGGGTGAGGGAACCGCTTTCAGGATCTTTCTTCCGCCGTGCGCGGAGTCTGCGGCCGCTCCGGCGGAGACCGCCGCAGCGGCCGCTCCCCACCTCGAAAATGCCGGCGGAAGGACCATCCTGGTGGTCGAGGATAACGACATGGTCCGGGAAATGGTCGTTGACCTGCTGGAATCCTGCGGTTACCGGGTACTGGTGGCCGCACTCCCCTCGGCGGCTCAGGAACTGGTCCGTGACCATCGTGGTGCCATCGACCTCCTGGTAAGCGATGTAGTCATGCCGGAAATAAACGGCCAGGAACTGTACGAACGCCTGCACCACTCGCTGCCTCATCTCAGGGCGCTCTACATATCCGGC
- a CDS encoding diguanylate cyclase, with the protein MTTQRAIPLRILLVDDDEHDQLTFRQAFHTSGIPCNILNCTSSAAALEILGFEPLPCDVVVIHHHLPGICGLELCRMLIGRDVKIPLVILTDHGSEDVAADALQAGAYEYVIKDRDNNYLAIVPALISKVVHKYAERLLRKQIEEDLRESRKRLAQIVEGFAVATFVIDARHTITHWNRACANITGVSAEEMIGTRHHWRAFYSTERPVMADLIVDGISEEFLIRNYARECRRSTIIEGAYEAEDYFPHFGSGGKWLFFTAAPIRDRDGKIIGAIETLQDITERKQAEQALRESEHRYYELSITDALTGLYNSRHFHSQLQIEMERAERYRHPLSLLLLDVDDFKRFNDAYGHLEGDRVLAGLAQVIRESIRHTDSAYRYGGEEFVAILPETDGEEALRVAERLRLAFAKTVFIPVAEKQVSMTVSIGISCLRPEDDAKGFIHRADNCTYSAKRQGKNRVVYEELPNTATS; encoded by the coding sequence ATGACAACACAGAGAGCCATTCCGTTGCGCATCCTTCTGGTGGATGACGACGAGCACGATCAGCTGACATTCAGGCAGGCATTCCACACGAGCGGCATTCCGTGCAACATTCTGAATTGTACCAGTTCAGCGGCAGCCTTGGAGATCCTGGGCTTCGAACCGCTCCCCTGCGACGTGGTGGTGATCCATCACCACCTGCCCGGGATATGCGGACTGGAATTGTGCCGGATGCTGATCGGACGGGATGTCAAGATCCCGCTGGTGATCCTCACCGACCACGGTTCCGAAGATGTAGCGGCGGACGCACTGCAGGCGGGAGCCTACGAATACGTCATCAAGGATCGGGACAACAATTATCTGGCGATAGTGCCGGCACTGATTTCCAAGGTTGTCCACAAATATGCCGAGCGCCTGCTGCGGAAACAGATCGAAGAAGATCTGAGGGAGAGCCGGAAACGGCTTGCACAGATCGTGGAAGGTTTTGCGGTGGCAACCTTTGTCATCGATGCCCGTCACACCATCACCCACTGGAACCGCGCCTGCGCCAACATTACCGGCGTTTCCGCCGAAGAGATGATCGGGACCCGACACCATTGGCGGGCCTTCTATTCTACCGAAAGGCCGGTAATGGCCGACCTGATCGTGGATGGCATCTCGGAGGAATTCCTGATCAGGAATTACGCCAGGGAATGCCGACGCTCCACCATCATCGAGGGTGCCTACGAGGCTGAGGACTACTTCCCCCATTTCGGCAGCGGGGGCAAATGGCTCTTTTTCACGGCTGCTCCGATCAGGGACAGGGATGGCAAGATTATCGGCGCCATCGAGACGCTCCAGGACATCACCGAACGCAAGCAAGCCGAGCAGGCGCTGCGGGAGAGCGAACACCGCTACTACGAGCTGAGCATCACCGATGCCCTGACCGGCCTCTACAACTCCCGCCACTTTCACAGCCAACTCCAGATCGAAATGGAACGGGCCGAGCGCTATCGGCATCCGCTGTCGCTGCTGCTTCTGGATGTGGATGACTTCAAACGCTTCAACGATGCCTACGGCCACCTGGAGGGGGACCGCGTCCTGGCAGGGCTGGCCCAGGTTATCCGGGAAAGCATCCGCCACACCGATTCGGCCTACCGTTACGGTGGCGAGGAGTTTGTCGCCATCCTGCCGGAAACCGATGGTGAGGAAGCGCTCCGGGTCGCGGAACGGCTGCGGCTGGCGTTCGCAAAAACCGTATTTATACCGGTGGCGGAAAAACAGGTCTCCATGACCGTCAGCATCGGTATCAGCTGCCTGCGCCCCGAAGACGATGCCAAGGGTTTCATTCATCGGGCCGACAACTGTACCTATTCAGCCAAGAGACAGGGCAAAAACCGCGTAGTGTATGAAGAGTTGCCGAATACTGCCACTTCGTGA
- a CDS encoding radical SAM protein, which yields MSKRLPKLLYADAKGTIYDHPDLCMAGMNGTEAVLPEEIELIPLPEDSRLFTMPSMPPIAWDAARKRFVTVETVREGRRDQRVQAVAAFMAPGYVRTLLPACDYSGKQTHLPLWSYTAVGWDEERDCFVVAATRVDANSNWNPANYDDRTLDPLVRRMLKEMPGNRLLEQLARCAVDYHCFAAKNLFYRRWEAPLPTSPVCNSACLGCISLQAAECCPSNHERIGFVPTPEEICEIALPHLQEADQAIVSYGQGCEGDPILQADTIAEATRRLKQATARGTVNFNSNGSLPDRIAMLCDAGMDSFRFSMNSVREDTYNRYYRPKGYSFGDVLRSVRTAREAGRFTMINYLVSPGVSDAPEEVEALLRFVADTGVDMIQMRNLSIDPDYYNRAMAVNGKGIGMYRLLQRLKSEFPRLQFGYYNRTRENFYPPDLETGWPL from the coding sequence ATGTCGAAACGCCTCCCCAAACTCCTCTATGCCGACGCCAAAGGCACAATCTACGACCATCCCGATCTCTGCATGGCCGGAATGAACGGCACCGAAGCGGTGCTGCCCGAAGAGATCGAACTGATACCGCTCCCCGAGGACAGCAGACTCTTCACCATGCCTTCCATGCCCCCCATTGCCTGGGATGCCGCACGGAAGCGCTTCGTCACCGTGGAGACGGTCCGGGAGGGGCGCAGAGATCAGCGGGTCCAGGCGGTGGCCGCCTTCATGGCGCCCGGCTATGTCCGTACCCTGCTGCCTGCCTGCGATTATTCCGGAAAGCAGACCCATCTGCCGTTGTGGTCGTACACCGCCGTGGGCTGGGATGAGGAGCGCGACTGCTTTGTGGTGGCTGCCACGAGGGTCGATGCCAACAGCAACTGGAACCCGGCCAACTACGACGACCGCACGCTGGACCCGCTGGTGCGCCGCATGCTGAAGGAGATGCCCGGCAATCGCCTGCTCGAACAACTGGCCCGCTGCGCCGTGGATTACCACTGCTTTGCGGCCAAGAACCTCTTCTATCGCCGCTGGGAGGCGCCGCTGCCGACCTCGCCGGTCTGCAATTCGGCCTGCCTGGGCTGCATCAGCCTGCAGGCCGCGGAATGCTGCCCATCCAACCACGAGCGGATCGGCTTTGTTCCCACGCCGGAGGAGATCTGCGAAATCGCTCTGCCCCACCTGCAGGAGGCCGATCAGGCCATCGTCTCCTATGGCCAGGGCTGCGAAGGGGACCCGATCCTTCAGGCCGACACGATCGCCGAGGCCACCCGCCGGCTGAAACAGGCTACCGCGCGGGGTACGGTCAACTTCAACTCCAACGGCTCCCTGCCCGACCGCATCGCCATGCTGTGCGATGCCGGCATGGACTCGTTCCGCTTCTCGATGAACTCGGTGCGCGAGGACACCTACAACCGCTACTATCGCCCCAAGGGCTACAGCTTCGGCGATGTACTGCGCTCCGTACGGACCGCCCGGGAGGCGGGACGCTTTACGATGATCAACTACCTTGTTTCCCCCGGCGTCTCCGACGCGCCGGAGGAGGTGGAAGCGCTACTGCGCTTCGTAGCCGACACCGGGGTGGATATGATCCAGATGCGCAACCTCTCCATCGATCCTGACTACTACAACCGCGCCATGGCGGTCAACGGAAAGGGCATCGGCATGTACCGCCTGCTGCAGCGCCTGAAGAGCGAATTCCCCCGCCTCCAGTTCGGATACTACAACCGGACGCGTGAGAATTTCTATCCCCCGGACCTGGAAACCGGTTGGCCGCTGTGA
- a CDS encoding nuclear transport factor 2 family protein: MKGMDKAFAEHFAAEWIDSWNSHDLKRILSHYEEDFEMSSPVIIQVAGEASGTLRGKAAVGAYWKKALELIPDLKFELLSVLVGVNSITLHYKGAHGRLVAEVFHFGSNQKVTRACAHYAM, encoded by the coding sequence ATGAAAGGAATGGACAAGGCATTTGCTGAACACTTCGCCGCAGAATGGATTGACTCGTGGAACTCGCACGATCTTAAAAGAATTCTCTCGCACTACGAGGAAGACTTTGAAATGTCGTCGCCGGTAATCATTCAGGTGGCCGGGGAGGCGTCCGGCACGCTTCGAGGAAAGGCTGCCGTCGGAGCGTATTGGAAAAAGGCTCTGGAACTTATTCCTGACTTGAAGTTTGAGCTGCTGTCAGTTCTGGTCGGAGTAAACAGCATCACGCTTCATTACAAAGGGGCGCACGGCCGTCTGGTAGCCGAAGTCTTCCACTTTGGCTCGAATCAGAAGGTGACCCGCGCATGTGCGCACTATGCCATGTGA
- the secF gene encoding protein translocase subunit SecF, producing MELIRRTKIDFIGKRKITFVISGFIAIMGIIGIVQIGRNAANMGIDFSGGTSLQLSFAQPVSLEQARAALANHNLKEVNLQEIKDGNKLLIKVGKSGTEKGADTITDLLKRAFPENAFVVEHSSEIGPSIGDKLKRDTLKAVGISMLGIAVYIAWRFDPRFGIGAIVSTLHDVLAMVALFYVMGKEINLLFVTAVLTIAGYSLTDTVVVFDRIRENLHRNPSGSMEATFNTSINEVLSRTVVTSLTTFLAAVSLLVFGGEVIHDFALALVAGVVIATYSSIFIASPIVAELEIRRARKQRGPMPEGA from the coding sequence ATGGAACTCATTCGCCGGACAAAGATCGACTTCATCGGCAAGCGCAAGATTACCTTCGTCATTTCGGGCTTTATCGCCATTATGGGAATCATCGGCATTGTTCAGATCGGCAGAAACGCGGCCAATATGGGCATAGATTTTTCAGGGGGTACGTCGCTTCAGCTCAGTTTCGCGCAGCCCGTCTCGCTGGAGCAAGCCCGGGCAGCCCTGGCCAATCACAATCTCAAAGAAGTAAACCTGCAGGAGATAAAAGATGGCAACAAGCTCCTGATCAAGGTCGGCAAAAGCGGTACCGAGAAGGGGGCCGACACCATCACGGACCTGTTGAAAAGGGCGTTTCCCGAAAATGCATTTGTTGTCGAACACTCCTCCGAAATAGGTCCTTCGATCGGCGACAAGCTTAAAAGGGATACCCTGAAAGCGGTGGGTATTTCCATGCTTGGAATAGCGGTGTACATAGCCTGGCGCTTCGATCCCCGCTTCGGCATCGGCGCCATAGTCTCCACCCTGCATGACGTACTGGCAATGGTGGCCCTGTTTTATGTCATGGGCAAGGAAATCAACCTGCTGTTCGTCACGGCGGTGCTGACGATCGCCGGCTATTCCCTTACCGACACGGTGGTGGTCTTTGACAGGATCAGGGAGAACCTGCACAGGAATCCGTCGGGGTCCATGGAGGCCACCTTCAATACGAGCATCAACGAAGTGCTGTCGCGGACCGTGGTTACCTCTCTGACCACCTTTCTGGCGGCGGTGTCGCTGCTTGTCTTCGGCGGTGAGGTCATTCACGATTTCGCCCTGGCCCTGGTCGCGGGTGTCGTCATTGCCACCTACTCATCGATATTCATCGCCAGTCCGATAGTTGCGGAACTGGAAATCAGACGGGCACGGAAGCAGCGTGGTCCGATGCCGGAAGGAGCGTGA
- a CDS encoding YitT family protein, with translation MGIFSAGMGLKGFLMSSHFIDGGVTGVSMLLANVLGIPLPFLILLFNLPFVVLGYRQFGGIFAFKSTAAIAGLSICLACVNFPDVTPDKLLTAVFGGCFLGAGIGLAIRGGGVLDGTEIAAVLISRSSHLLKVGDVILIMNIVIFAAAAFVLGLESALYSILTYLAASKTVDFLIHGIEEYTAVIIISKQSEEIRQAIVTELNHGVTIYKGRRGFSGEAQDILHCVVTRLKIGTVKDAALEIDEAAFILTHPLGDVAGGIVKRSILK, from the coding sequence ATGGGGATCTTTTCAGCCGGAATGGGCTTGAAAGGATTCCTCATGTCCAGCCACTTTATCGACGGTGGAGTAACCGGCGTTTCTATGCTTCTGGCAAATGTGCTCGGTATCCCGTTGCCCTTTCTGATCCTGTTGTTCAATCTCCCTTTCGTTGTTCTCGGATACCGCCAGTTTGGTGGAATATTTGCATTCAAGAGCACAGCAGCGATCGCCGGTCTGTCGATATGCCTCGCGTGTGTCAATTTTCCGGATGTGACCCCCGACAAGCTGTTGACGGCCGTTTTCGGGGGGTGTTTTCTGGGAGCGGGCATCGGGCTTGCGATACGCGGCGGGGGAGTCCTGGACGGGACTGAAATTGCGGCCGTATTGATCAGCAGGAGTTCGCACCTGCTGAAAGTCGGGGATGTGATTCTCATCATGAACATCGTGATCTTTGCGGCCGCCGCATTCGTGCTGGGGCTCGAATCCGCCCTCTATTCCATTCTGACCTACCTGGCGGCTTCAAAGACGGTTGATTTTCTGATTCACGGCATCGAGGAATACACGGCTGTCATCATAATCTCGAAACAGAGTGAGGAGATACGGCAGGCGATCGTCACTGAACTCAATCATGGCGTGACGATCTACAAGGGGCGCCGCGGGTTTTCAGGGGAGGCGCAGGATATTCTGCACTGCGTCGTCACCCGGCTGAAAATCGGAACCGTCAAGGATGCCGCCCTGGAGATCGATGAGGCGGCATTCATCCTGACCCATCCTCTGGGCGATGTCGCCGGCGGTATCGTAAAACGGTCCATCCTGAAGTGA
- a CDS encoding type 1 glutamine amidotransferase, which yields MIHIIQNDAEVPPGLVTVELDRLGLAWRVTHPYRGEALPSPAAAEALIVMGGAMGANDDLRHPFLSDLKQLVRAVVGQGRPYLGICLGGQLLAAALGARVVSNRWEELGTLDVHLTPEGGADPLFSGIGGTFATFQWHHDSFDLPDGALLLATSPACPHQAFRVGQCAWGLQFHPEVTEEIIRDWCAWDPETRSRTDELLAAWQTQEDRYRAVVRQMIFNFSEVGRIWSDRQ from the coding sequence ATGATTCACATCATTCAGAACGATGCCGAAGTGCCGCCGGGATTGGTAACGGTTGAATTGGACAGGCTCGGACTGGCCTGGAGGGTTACCCACCCCTACCGGGGCGAGGCCTTGCCCAGCCCGGCCGCCGCTGAGGCGCTGATCGTGATGGGGGGCGCCATGGGAGCCAATGACGACCTGCGGCATCCGTTTCTGTCTGACCTCAAGCAGCTTGTCCGGGCGGTGGTCGGGCAGGGGCGGCCCTATCTGGGGATCTGCCTGGGAGGGCAGCTCCTGGCGGCCGCCCTGGGGGCGCGGGTGGTGTCCAACCGGTGGGAGGAACTGGGGACCCTGGACGTACATCTGACGCCGGAAGGGGGGGCGGATCCCCTCTTTAGCGGCATCGGCGGTACATTCGCCACCTTCCAGTGGCATCACGACAGTTTCGACCTGCCGGATGGGGCGCTGCTGCTGGCCACGAGCCCGGCCTGCCCGCATCAGGCCTTCAGGGTCGGTCAGTGCGCCTGGGGTTTGCAGTTCCACCCGGAGGTGACCGAAGAGATCATCCGCGACTGGTGCGCCTGGGACCCTGAGACGCGCTCCCGGACCGACGAACTGCTGGCGGCCTGGCAGACGCAGGAAGACAGGTACCGGGCGGTAGTGCGGCAGATGATATTCAATTTCTCAGAGGTCGGCAGAATTTGGTCAGATCGGCAGTGA
- a CDS encoding coproporphyrinogen III oxidase family protein, which produces MDDLILLHPPSTPNVDLSADTGSIEWDYSAKLVRQVMKRAVKHYLRFSDDYTITSLPKPLVGRQYMLYLHIPFCITLCPYCSFHRFRFHEETAVNYFKLLRREMRMAADLGYRFTSVCFGGGTTTIIPKELAKTIDLAKELFGADEVSVETDPNHIDPENLEHTVGRVNRLSVGIQTFNDTYLERIGRRLKFGSGDEQYAKVEEILKLFPVVNVDMMFNFPGQTPNELAEDIATVRKLNPRQVTCYPLMYAPFAGHTFGRKFGKAGYDSEAAHYRLITQMMGSPYVQRTSWAFAHSTGTNIDEYVVDHEEYVGLGSGAFSFLNGTLYANSFSLKQYGDRVSAGMTSATKSVTFGQYAIHQYRMMVEMFGLRGCPSHKPFMEYNALRLLGAVEGKGRNAVITPKGRFLLSVMLKCFYNGMDYIRESMRRGLTTADERIIRMQALSAE; this is translated from the coding sequence ATGGACGATCTGATTCTGCTGCATCCTCCCAGTACCCCGAATGTTGACCTTTCGGCAGATACAGGTTCCATCGAGTGGGACTATTCGGCAAAGCTCGTCCGGCAGGTTATGAAACGGGCGGTGAAGCATTACCTGCGCTTTTCCGATGACTACACGATCACGTCGCTGCCGAAGCCTCTGGTTGGCAGGCAGTACATGCTGTACCTGCACATTCCCTTCTGCATAACCCTTTGTCCCTACTGTTCGTTCCACCGGTTCAGATTCCACGAGGAAACCGCGGTAAACTACTTCAAGCTTCTGCGACGTGAAATGCGCATGGCGGCGGACCTGGGCTACAGGTTCACCTCGGTATGTTTCGGTGGCGGCACCACAACCATCATTCCCAAAGAGCTTGCAAAGACCATCGATCTCGCAAAGGAGCTTTTCGGCGCCGACGAGGTGTCCGTTGAGACGGACCCCAACCACATCGACCCTGAAAACCTCGAGCATACCGTGGGACGCGTGAACAGGCTTTCCGTGGGAATACAAACCTTTAACGACACATATCTGGAGCGTATCGGCCGCAGACTGAAATTCGGCAGCGGCGATGAGCAGTATGCCAAGGTCGAGGAGATCTTGAAGCTCTTCCCCGTGGTGAATGTGGATATGATGTTCAATTTTCCCGGGCAGACACCGAACGAGCTTGCGGAGGATATTGCCACGGTGCGGAAGCTCAATCCCCGGCAGGTGACCTGCTATCCGTTGATGTACGCACCTTTTGCGGGGCATACATTCGGGCGGAAGTTCGGCAAGGCGGGATACGACAGCGAGGCGGCGCATTACCGGCTTATCACGCAGATGATGGGCTCGCCCTATGTCCAGCGAACGTCATGGGCCTTCGCGCACAGCACGGGTACGAACATCGACGAATATGTGGTGGATCATGAGGAATATGTGGGGCTTGGTTCGGGGGCGTTCAGTTTTCTGAACGGCACGCTCTATGCCAACTCTTTCTCGCTGAAACAGTACGGCGACAGGGTTTCGGCGGGTATGACCTCCGCCACAAAGAGCGTTACCTTCGGTCAGTACGCCATACATCAGTACCGGATGATGGTCGAGATGTTCGGTCTTCGGGGGTGCCCTTCACATAAGCCTTTTATGGAGTATAACGCCTTGCGTCTCCTGGGCGCAGTGGAGGGCAAGGGAAGAAATGCCGTGATTACCCCAAAGGGGCGTTTTTTGCTGTCGGTAATGCTGAAATGTTTCTACAACGGCATGGACTACATCAGAGAAAGCATGCGCCGCGGACTGACAACAGCCGACGAACGGATAATCCGCATGCAGGCGTTGTCTGCTGAATAG
- the sppA gene encoding signal peptide peptidase SppA, which yields MRKAVSAIVWMVLATSLAGCAFVNVPLVPPPQPLEEQVLEGKGRKKILMLDISGTISELEKSGGLLGRATPSMVSMIRESLQKAEQDKDLAGVILRINSPGGTVTASDIIHHDIGVFRQRTHLPVKACIMSTGASGGYYIAAAADEIVAHPTAIVGSIGVIMMKFNVEGLMGKIGIEEQTVKSGDKKDIMSPFRRATPEEVRLGQEIIDQLYGRFLEVIMARPGNKLSRDELVKLADGRIYTARQALEARLIDRTGYLDDVIADLKTTIGDQDARVVSYYRPGNYKGSIYAGSEAKEGLAEVFGGGVDLLSNSRFMYLWRP from the coding sequence ATGAGAAAGGCCGTATCCGCAATCGTCTGGATGGTGCTGGCAACGTCGCTGGCAGGTTGCGCCTTCGTGAACGTGCCGCTGGTCCCGCCCCCCCAGCCGTTGGAAGAACAGGTCCTGGAAGGAAAAGGGCGCAAAAAGATCCTGATGCTGGATATCAGCGGCACGATCTCGGAACTGGAAAAATCGGGCGGACTGCTGGGGCGGGCGACCCCTTCGATGGTGTCGATGATCCGGGAATCGCTCCAGAAGGCGGAACAGGATAAGGATCTGGCGGGAGTGATCCTGCGGATCAACTCTCCCGGCGGCACGGTGACTGCCAGCGACATCATCCATCACGATATCGGCGTCTTCAGGCAACGGACCCATCTGCCGGTCAAGGCCTGCATCATGAGCACCGGTGCTTCCGGGGGATACTACATCGCTGCCGCGGCCGACGAAATTGTTGCCCACCCCACTGCCATAGTCGGCAGCATCGGCGTGATCATGATGAAGTTCAACGTCGAGGGACTGATGGGCAAGATCGGGATCGAGGAGCAAACGGTCAAATCGGGCGACAAGAAGGATATCATGTCCCCTTTCCGCCGGGCCACCCCCGAAGAGGTCAGACTGGGGCAGGAGATCATCGATCAGCTTTACGGGCGCTTCCTGGAGGTGATCATGGCGCGCCCCGGCAACAAACTGTCGCGGGATGAACTGGTCAAGCTGGCGGATGGCCGCATCTACACTGCCCGGCAGGCGCTGGAGGCGCGGCTGATCGACCGGACCGGCTACCTGGACGACGTGATCGCCGACCTGAAGACAACGATTGGCGACCAGGACGCTCGGGTGGTCAGCTACTACCGTCCCGGCAACTACAAGGGGAGCATTTATGCCGGCTCCGAGGCGAAGGAAGGGTTGGCCGAGGTCTTCGGCGGCGGCGTGGACCTGCTCTCGAACAGCCGCTTCATGTATCTGTGGCGGCCGTAG
- a CDS encoding (deoxy)nucleoside triphosphate pyrophosphohydrolase, translating into MQTVSSESHHKHIHVACAIIERDGLVLAAQRSATMSMPLKWEFPGGKLDPGENPQECLEREVREELGLEVAIVAPLTATTHSYPDFTVTLYPFICAISAGEMILHEHAAIAWLLPQALHSVDWAEADGPIIAEYLRSLSPSCAGSMPCHHADFP; encoded by the coding sequence ATGCAGACCGTTTCCAGCGAATCGCACCACAAGCATATCCACGTTGCCTGCGCCATCATCGAGCGCGACGGACTGGTGCTGGCAGCCCAGCGTAGCGCCACGATGAGCATGCCGCTCAAGTGGGAGTTTCCCGGCGGCAAGCTCGATCCGGGCGAAAATCCACAGGAATGCCTGGAGCGGGAAGTACGGGAGGAACTGGGCCTCGAAGTCGCAATCGTGGCCCCGCTGACAGCGACGACACACAGCTATCCCGATTTCACCGTCACACTCTACCCCTTCATCTGCGCCATCTCGGCCGGAGAAATGATCCTGCACGAACATGCCGCCATTGCCTGGTTGCTCCCGCAAGCGCTGCACAGCGTGGACTGGGCCGAAGCGGATGGGCCCATCATTGCCGAGTATCTGCGCTCCCTGTCCCCGTCATGCGCGGGGAGTATGCCCTGCCACCACGCCGATTTTCCATGA